One Campylobacter sp. RM16192 genomic region harbors:
- a CDS encoding LysE family translocator: protein MQGLLFGFGAAVPIGPINIMIMTAALKSFLMAFAIGLGAMSADIFYLVLLAFGLLEYLNGDIASKTIGTFGVCYLFYISYMIIKNSNQPIKADEHIVVARGNFLKNYFKGFLATLANPYTTGFWLSVASYVKSFENVYVVVAGLVVAIFLWILSMPFVVYKSAKFISYNLVRRMNLICAIILVGFSLNLFYKLFLH from the coding sequence TTGCAGGGTTTGTTATTTGGTTTTGGTGCAGCGGTTCCAATAGGTCCTATAAATATAATGATAATGACAGCTGCTCTAAAATCATTTTTGATGGCTTTTGCTATCGGACTTGGAGCCATGAGTGCTGATATATTTTATCTTGTACTCTTAGCCTTTGGTCTGCTCGAATACTTAAATGGCGATATTGCCTCAAAAACTATAGGGACTTTTGGTGTTTGCTATCTATTTTATATCTCGTATATGATAATTAAAAACTCCAATCAGCCTATAAAAGCAGACGAGCATATTGTGGTGGCAAGAGGAAATTTTCTTAAAAACTATTTTAAAGGTTTTTTGGCAACTCTTGCAAATCCTTATACCACAGGCTTTTGGCTTAGTGTAGCAAGTTACGTTAAAAGTTTTGAGAATGTATATGTAGTTGTAGCTGGGCTTGTTGTCGCTATTTTTTTATGGATATTATCAATGCCTTTTGTGGTATATAAAAGTGCTAAATTTATCTCTTATAATTTAGTAAGACGGATGAATCTTATATGCGCAATTATATTAGTAGGCTTTTCTTTAAATTTGTTTTATAAGTTGTTTTTGCATTGA
- a CDS encoding endonuclease MutS2 — protein MDRLIQTLDLTEYIAKFSSFLARKKPLFIPGDTRLHYEKIIELSLMEFKEPEDTANLDDALMHLSKQAILHISEIYEFAKIIRYFTYLKTLKFEKKLGEWLAKIEIPEAVLKAANYFDKNGELKDEIDERLVGIRAAFNTKKAEIDADMKRLIYSKSITPYLVDTQVHFINNQEALLVRGGFNHALKGTVIGRSASGYFYVMPANIEKLKKEQSELIDKKEQIVYEYAKQISGVFHKNLLFLKFINTAFDLFDAYSARVLTARSLDYEFVLSDNSDKIILKNFAHPALKNPKSVNVDFSKKVLLITGVNAGGKSMLLKSIIAAAFMAKYLLPMRIDPLNSRIGGFKEFDTIIEDPQNVKNDISTFAGRMMHFAKLFTKKNLLIGIDEIELGTDFEEAASLYGVMIEKLIAQDIKMIITTHHKRLAMILAKNSEVELVAALYDEANSRPKFEFLKGTIGKSYAFETAARYGISQNLVSEAKRLYGEDKENLNEIISKTLNLEVELKQRLENTLKKEQKLDSLIDSLRDQKERFEIEQQEIVNRLEREYFKAINEAKRAINLDDTKEKQRALNRANEAKKTIVKPEVATAPELNIGDHVKYGKIKGVVINLSKNDATIQTDAVSLRVPIKMLKKSGNPPPAPKKSGVNLKVQKPSSANVVLDLHGMRADEAIDKLDKFISDSLVMGFDEISVFHGIGTGKLAYAVKNFLREHPSVKEFFDAPPNQGGFGAKIIRL, from the coding sequence GTGGATAGGCTTATTCAAACCCTTGATTTGACTGAATATATCGCTAAATTTAGCTCATTTTTAGCCCGCAAAAAGCCTCTTTTTATTCCCGGAGACACAAGACTTCACTATGAAAAGATTATTGAACTCTCTTTGATGGAGTTTAAGGAGCCAGAGGATACCGCAAATTTAGACGATGCACTAATGCACCTTAGTAAACAAGCAATACTTCATATAAGTGAAATTTACGAATTTGCCAAAATTATCAGATATTTTACCTATCTAAAAACTCTAAAATTTGAGAAAAAACTTGGAGAATGGCTTGCAAAGATAGAAATTCCGGAAGCGGTTTTGAAGGCTGCAAACTATTTTGATAAAAACGGTGAGTTAAAAGATGAGATAGATGAGAGATTAGTTGGCATAAGAGCCGCTTTTAACACAAAAAAAGCAGAAATTGATGCCGATATGAAAAGGCTTATATATTCTAAATCAATAACTCCTTATCTTGTCGATACACAGGTGCATTTTATAAATAATCAAGAGGCATTGCTAGTTAGAGGGGGCTTTAATCACGCCTTAAAAGGCACCGTTATAGGACGTAGCGCTAGCGGCTATTTTTACGTAATGCCAGCAAATATCGAAAAGCTAAAAAAAGAGCAGAGTGAGCTAATAGATAAAAAAGAGCAGATAGTTTACGAGTATGCAAAGCAAATTAGCGGAGTTTTTCATAAGAATCTACTCTTTTTAAAATTTATAAATACAGCCTTTGACCTTTTTGATGCCTATAGTGCTAGGGTTTTAACGGCTAGAAGCTTGGATTACGAGTTTGTTTTAAGTGATAACTCAGATAAGATAATTCTTAAAAATTTTGCCCATCCTGCGCTTAAAAACCCAAAGAGCGTAAATGTTGATTTTAGTAAAAAAGTTCTTTTAATAACTGGTGTAAATGCCGGCGGTAAATCTATGCTACTAAAATCAATAATAGCTGCTGCCTTTATGGCTAAGTATCTTTTGCCTATGAGAATAGATCCTCTTAACTCTCGCATAGGTGGATTTAAGGAGTTTGATACCATCATTGAAGATCCGCAAAACGTGAAGAACGATATCTCAACTTTTGCTGGCAGGATGATGCATTTTGCTAAACTTTTTACAAAGAAAAATTTGCTAATCGGTATTGATGAGATAGAGCTTGGAACGGATTTTGAAGAGGCTGCAAGCTTATACGGAGTGATGATAGAAAAGCTTATAGCTCAAGATATTAAGATGATAATTACGACCCACCACAAACGTTTAGCAATGATACTTGCCAAAAATAGTGAGGTTGAGCTTGTGGCGGCACTTTATGACGAGGCAAATTCTCGTCCGAAATTTGAGTTTTTAAAAGGAACTATTGGCAAATCATACGCCTTTGAAACAGCGGCTAGATACGGAATCTCTCAAAATTTGGTAAGCGAGGCTAAGAGGCTTTATGGAGAAGATAAAGAAAATTTAAATGAAATAATCTCAAAGACTCTAAATTTAGAGGTTGAGCTAAAACAAAGGCTTGAAAATACACTCAAAAAAGAACAAAAATTAGACAGCCTAATAGACAGCTTAAGAGATCAAAAAGAGCGTTTTGAAATTGAGCAGCAAGAGATTGTAAATAGGCTTGAAAGAGAGTATTTTAAGGCTATAAATGAGGCCAAAAGAGCTATAAATTTAGATGATACCAAAGAGAAACAGCGCGCTTTAAATAGAGCTAATGAGGCTAAAAAAACGATAGTAAAACCAGAAGTTGCCACTGCGCCTGAGTTGAATATAGGAGATCATGTAAAATATGGCAAAATAAAGGGAGTGGTGATAAATTTAAGCAAAAACGATGCGACAATACAAACCGATGCTGTAAGCTTAAGGGTGCCTATAAAGATGCTAAAAAAGAGCGGAAATCCGCCACCTGCACCAAAAAAATCAGGAGTAAATTTAAAAGTGCAAAAGCCAAGCAGTGCAAATGTAGTTCTTGATTTGCACGGAATGCGTGCTGATGAAGCCATAGATAAATTAGATAAATTTATAAGCGATAGCCTTGTCATGGGTTTTGATGAGATAAGCGTATTTCACGGAATAGGCACAGGTAAACTAGCTTATGCGGTCAAGAATTTTTTAAGAGAACATCCTAGTGTGAAGGAATTTTTTGATGCACCACCAAATCAAGGTGGTTTTGGAGCAAAGATTATTCGTCTTTAG
- the murC gene encoding UDP-N-acetylmuramate--L-alanine ligase encodes MKKVHFIGIGGIGISAIARFLNEKGFEISGSDIKESPTTIELQNQGIKVITPHCKEAIKDQDFVIYSAAIKSDNIELIEAKNKGIKCLSRKEALPMVLEGKRVFAVAGAHGKSTTSAMLSGLLEGSVIIGAISKQFNSNMKYEAHENVIFEADESDSSFLNSNPYLAVVTNAEPEHMEHYEHDLEKFHAAYRGFLERAKVRVINAEDEFLSTLKIEAVRLNPSVDITDMNMVVRDFVPYTTFNLKNLGKFEVLGMGEYIAIDASLAILAAINEVSLSSIRENLLNFKGIKKRFDILTASRKFVLIDDYGHHPTEIKATLKSAFEYAKLLGISKVTAIFQPHRYTRLSANLDAFKESFKGVDELVILPVYGAGETPIDIDLKDEFKEYNPVMTKKVEREGDAIGFIDEFGVKNLLDDGLVIGFGAGDITYQLRGNL; translated from the coding sequence TTGAAAAAAGTCCATTTTATAGGTATAGGCGGCATAGGAATTTCGGCAATCGCTAGGTTTTTAAATGAAAAAGGTTTTGAGATAAGCGGTAGCGATATCAAAGAGAGTCCAACTACCATAGAGCTACAAAACCAAGGCATTAAAGTCATCACTCCTCACTGCAAAGAGGCTATCAAAGATCAAGATTTCGTCATATATTCAGCAGCTATAAAGAGCGATAATATCGAACTTATCGAGGCTAAAAATAAAGGCATAAAGTGCTTATCTCGCAAAGAGGCACTGCCTATGGTTTTGGAGGGCAAGCGTGTATTTGCTGTGGCTGGAGCTCACGGCAAAAGTACTACTTCTGCGATGCTATCCGGTCTTCTTGAAGGCTCTGTAATCATAGGGGCGATCTCCAAGCAGTTTAACTCCAATATGAAATATGAAGCGCATGAAAATGTGATATTTGAAGCCGACGAGAGTGATTCTAGCTTTTTAAACTCAAACCCGTATCTTGCTGTCGTAACCAATGCGGAGCCCGAGCATATGGAACACTACGAGCATGATTTGGAGAAATTTCACGCCGCATATCGCGGATTTTTAGAGCGTGCTAAAGTTAGGGTGATAAATGCTGAAGATGAGTTTTTAAGCACCCTAAAGATAGAGGCGGTTAGACTAAATCCAAGCGTTGATATAACCGATATGAATATGGTTGTAAGAGATTTTGTCCCATATACCACCTTTAATCTAAAAAATTTGGGCAAATTTGAGGTGCTTGGAATGGGCGAATATATAGCAATTGACGCTAGTTTGGCAATTTTGGCTGCAATTAACGAGGTATCTTTAAGCTCAATTAGAGAAAATTTGCTAAATTTTAAAGGGATAAAAAAACGCTTTGACATACTTACCGCAAGTCGTAAATTTGTGCTTATAGATGATTATGGACATCATCCTACGGAGATTAAAGCTACTTTAAAATCCGCATTTGAATATGCTAAACTACTTGGAATTTCAAAAGTTACAGCCATATTTCAGCCACATAGATATACTAGACTTAGTGCGAATTTGGATGCGTTCAAAGAGAGTTTTAAAGGTGTAGACGAGCTTGTGATTTTACCTGTTTATGGGGCAGGTGAAACTCCTATAGATATCGATTTGAAGGATGAATTTAAAGAGTATAATCCGGTAATGACTAAAAAAGTCGAAAGAGAAGGCGATGCTATCGGATTTATAGATGAATTTGGAGTAAAAAATTTGCTTGATGACGGGCTTGTAATAGGCTTTGGAGCAGGAGATATCACATATCAGTTGAGAGGAAATTTATGA
- a CDS encoding carbon-nitrogen hydrolase family protein — translation MSKICALQLATQPMSDSRLDYYFKMCADEDARLIVLGEYVLNSFFKELETMPKSIIKEQSERKKESLLNLASKYDLTIVAPFVLSKGKEFIKVVAKFNNSGVKFHEQQILMPYSHWNEAKFFNNAQEDKINFMTFMHEKFKIGVMFGYESHFDPVWAYMMNKKVDIIVMPTASTFFSENRWEELLKTRAFTNNTYILRVNRVGNHKVTAGQWNFYGDTMLIDPLGEVEASLGNGEEMLLAKVSKQKIGNARNLWEFRKILHKRGLV, via the coding sequence ATGAGTAAAATTTGTGCATTGCAGCTTGCAACTCAACCTATGAGCGATTCTAGACTTGATTATTATTTTAAGATGTGTGCCGATGAGGATGCTCGTCTTATAGTGCTTGGAGAGTATGTTCTAAATAGCTTTTTTAAAGAACTTGAGACCATGCCTAAAAGCATTATAAAAGAGCAGAGTGAGAGGAAAAAAGAGTCGCTTTTAAATCTTGCCAGTAAATATGATTTGACTATAGTTGCGCCTTTCGTTTTAAGCAAAGGAAAGGAATTTATAAAAGTCGTTGCAAAATTTAATAATAGCGGAGTCAAATTTCATGAACAGCAAATTTTAATGCCGTATTCACACTGGAATGAGGCGAAATTCTTTAATAACGCTCAAGAGGACAAGATAAATTTTATGACCTTTATGCATGAAAAATTTAAAATCGGTGTGATGTTTGGTTACGAATCTCACTTTGACCCTGTCTGGGCATATATGATGAATAAAAAAGTAGATATCATAGTAATGCCGACCGCGAGCACTTTTTTTAGTGAAAATCGCTGGGAAGAGCTTTTAAAGACTAGAGCTTTTACGAATAATACATATATTTTACGGGTAAATCGCGTGGGAAATCATAAGGTAACCGCCGGTCAGTGGAATTTTTACGGAGATACGATGCTTATTGATCCTTTAGGTGAAGTTGAAGCCAGTCTTGGAAACGGCGAAGAGATGTTACTGGCAAAGGTTAGTAAGCAAAAGATTGGTAATGCCAGAAATTTGTGGGAATTTAGAAAGATACTTCACAAGAGAGGACTTGTTTAA
- the xseB gene encoding exodeoxyribonuclease VII small subunit — protein sequence MSEEIRQDQFEDKLIKANEILERLSDENISLEESVKLHKEGKKLLDEAAKILQNAKLVINEVGDEKDE from the coding sequence ATGAGTGAAGAGATAAGACAGGATCAGTTTGAAGATAAGCTTATAAAGGCAAATGAGATTTTAGAGCGATTAAGTGATGAGAATATCAGTCTAGAGGAGAGTGTAAAGCTCCATAAAGAGGGCAAGAAACTTCTTGATGAAGCGGCTAAAATTTTACAAAACGCCAAGCTTGTCATAAACGAAGTAGGGGATGAAAAAGATGAGTAA
- the metX gene encoding homoserine O-acetyltransferase MetX: MLNLKTKREKFDEPLYLESGRILSNFELVYETYGNLNQDKSNVIVICHALTGSHHAAGRYENDTKSGWWDGFIGDDKAVDTNKFFVICVNILGSNFGSTNPLSIEKSTGKQYRLRFPVLTISDVVKAQMKLFERLGIKQAHAVIGGSLGGMQALCFAIEFPNFAKNVIIMASTYQTKPWAIAFNKIAIEGILRDKEFKDGEYDPNDIAESGLVGMALGRMVGHISFLSPDSMDVKFGRNYVETDGLYELTGRFQVDRYMEYNGHNFPKRFDPLSYLYIVKMMNIFDCTRHYDSLGDALSCIKARLTLISFGGDILFPPSCMKDMADELAKLEKACECEYIEINSSYGHDAFLVEIDKFEDHVKKVLG; encoded by the coding sequence GTGTTAAATTTAAAAACCAAAAGAGAGAAATTTGACGAGCCGCTCTATCTTGAGAGCGGTCGGATTCTCTCAAATTTTGAGCTTGTTTATGAAACTTACGGAAATTTAAATCAAGATAAAAGCAACGTTATTGTCATTTGCCATGCGCTTACCGGCTCGCACCATGCCGCAGGCAGGTATGAAAACGATACGAAATCAGGCTGGTGGGACGGATTTATAGGTGATGACAAAGCAGTTGATACGAATAAGTTTTTTGTCATCTGTGTAAATATCTTAGGCTCAAATTTTGGCTCCACAAATCCGCTTAGTATCGAAAAAAGCACAGGTAAACAGTATCGCTTAAGGTTTCCAGTCCTTACGATAAGCGATGTGGTAAAAGCTCAGATGAAGCTCTTTGAAAGGCTTGGTATAAAGCAGGCTCACGCGGTTATCGGCGGCAGTCTTGGCGGTATGCAGGCACTTTGCTTTGCGATAGAATTTCCAAATTTTGCAAAAAACGTAATCATCATGGCAAGCACCTATCAGACCAAGCCTTGGGCGATCGCTTTTAATAAAATCGCAATCGAAGGCATTTTGCGTGACAAGGAGTTTAAAGACGGCGAATACGATCCAAACGATATCGCCGAGAGCGGACTTGTCGGCATGGCACTTGGCAGGATGGTGGGGCACATTAGCTTTTTAAGTCCTGATTCGATGGACGTGAAATTTGGCAGAAACTATGTCGAGACAGACGGACTTTACGAGCTTACGGGGCGCTTTCAAGTAGATAGATATATGGAGTATAACGGGCATAATTTCCCAAAGCGCTTTGATCCGTTAAGCTATCTTTATATCGTTAAGATGATGAATATCTTTGACTGCACGAGGCATTATGATAGCCTTGGCGACGCGCTTTCTTGTATCAAAGCAAGGCTAACTCTCATATCATTTGGCGGTGATATACTCTTTCCGCCAAGTTGTATGAAAGATATGGCGGACGAGCTTGCCAAGCTTGAAAAAGCCTGCGAGTGCGAATATATCGAGATAAATAGTAGCTACGGGCATGATGCGTTTTTAGTTGAGATTGATAAATTTGAAGATCATGTAAAAAAGGTTTTAGGATGA